The Deinococcus sonorensis KR-87 DNA window ACGTGCGACGGGTCTGGAGGACCAAACCACCGGATCGGCAAGGTCGCCAGGGAGTCCACGTAGGCTGTTCTCGTCTCGCCCCACGCCAGCGCGAGATCAAGGTCACCGTTGTTGACGCCGGCGAGCAGATCCGCGTTGCGCGTGATGCGCACCTGAATACTGATCCGGGGATGGGTGCGGGCGAAGGCGCCGAGCACCTGAGGCAGCAGCGATTCCCCAAAGTCCTCCTGCACACCCAGGCGAACCGTCCCGGCCATCTCATTCCCACGCACCGCGGCCACCGCGTCATCATTCAGTTCAAGCAGCCGGCGGGCATACACCAGAAACGCCTCTCCCGCGTCCGTCAGGACCAAGCCACGACCTGACTTGCGCAGCAGTTCTGTGCCCAGCTGAGCCTCAAGCTTCTTCAGTTGGGTGCTGACGGCAGAGG harbors:
- a CDS encoding LysR substrate-binding domain-containing protein, with the protein product MDVIRTLVYGVDLGSFSQAAIKLSRSPSAVSTQLKKLEAQLGTELLRKSGRGLVLTDAGEAFLVYARRLLELNDDAVAAVRGNEMAGTVRLGVQEDFGESLLPQVLGAFARTHPRISIQVRITRNADLLAGVNNGDLDLALAWGETRTAYVDSLATLPIRWFGPPDPSHVLHPPLPLAVFESPCLFRTLAMARLDSAGIPWRVTFTSPSLAGLWAALAAGLGVTPRTALSVPKGVRPLDHPDLPDLPSITLSLHRSEATASPVVERLSDLVKHTVLDVMEQRSI